The proteins below are encoded in one region of Maribacter aestuarii:
- the rimP gene encoding ribosome assembly cofactor RimP, protein MLQDKVKRLLEAGLQEDESLFLIDFSISGDNRIHVVIDGDNGVTVADCVKISRSIEHNLDREEIDFSLEVASAGATEPMTLPRQYKKHIGRKLAVETTDTKYEGNLTAADEDSIVLEWKAREPKPIGKGKVTVQKRQEIAFPDIKKAKVVLKF, encoded by the coding sequence ATGTTACAGGACAAAGTTAAGAGGCTTTTAGAGGCGGGTTTACAGGAGGATGAGTCACTCTTTTTGATAGACTTTTCCATATCCGGTGATAACAGGATACATGTAGTGATAGATGGTGATAATGGGGTGACTGTTGCGGATTGCGTAAAAATAAGTAGAAGTATAGAACATAATTTAGATAGGGAAGAAATTGATTTTTCTTTGGAAGTTGCATCGGCAGGTGCCACGGAACCAATGACGCTCCCCAGACAGTACAAAAAGCATATTGGAAGAAAGTTGGCCGTTGAAACAACGGATACTAAATATGAAGGCAATCTGACTGCTGCCGATGAGGATTCAATTGTCTTGGAATGGAAGGCAAGGGAGCCAAAACCTATTGGTAAAGGTAAGGTTACGGTACAGAAAAGACAGGAAATAGCATTTCCTGATATTAAGAAAGCAAAAGTTGTATTAAAATTTTAA